The Labrus bergylta chromosome 15, fLabBer1.1, whole genome shotgun sequence genome includes a region encoding these proteins:
- the LOC136182720 gene encoding gastrula zinc finger protein XlCGF57.1-like, protein MMIHTGEKPFSCSECEKKFTQKGSLTRHMLVHTGEKPYTCSECGKSVSQSGGLATHMLVHTRERPFSCSQCGKRFREKGTLKRHIKVHTGEKAFSCSVCSKGFTLRRSLTTHMLVHTRQKPFSCSICSKAFHQKAAITQHMLVHTGEKAFSCSGCGKRFSSKGELTKHIMIHSGEKPFSCSVCSKSFTRRDSLVTHMLVHTGEKPFSCSICRKSCTQRGSLTRHMLVHTGEKAFSCSDCGKRFSSKGEVTKHMMIHSGEKPFSCSVCSKSFTRRDSLTRHVSSHRRESLQLLWMR, encoded by the coding sequence atgatgattcacacaggagagaaacccttcagctgctctgagtgtgagAAAAAATTTACCCAAAAAGGGTCTCTGACCAGACATatgttagttcacacaggagagaaaccctacacctgctctgagtgtggtaagaGTGTATCCCAAAGTGGAGGTCTggccacacacatgttagttcacactAGAGAGAGACCATTCAGTTGCTCTCAATGTGGAAAACGATTTAGAGAAAAGGGGACTCTGAAGAGACACATTAAAGTTCACACTGGGGAGAAAGCCTTCagttgctctgtttgcagtaaaggtTTTACCCTAAGAAGaagtctgaccacacacatgttagttcacacaaGACAGAAACCCTTCAGTTGCTCTATTTGCAGTAAAGCATTTCATCAAAAAGCAGCCATAAcccaacacatgttagttcacacaggagagaaagccttcagctgctctgggtgtggtaaaaggtttagttCTAAGGGAGAACTGACCAAACACATAATGATTCACTctggagagaaacccttcagctgctctgtttgcagtaaaagttttacccgAAGAGATAGTCTAgtcacacacatgttagttcacactggagagaaacccttcagttgCTCTATTTGCAGGAAAAGTTGCACCCAGAGAGGAAGTCTGActagacacatgttagttcatacaggagagaaagctttcagctgctctgattgtggtaaaaggtttagttCTAAGGGGGAAGTCAcaaaacacatgatgattcactctggagagaaacccttcagctgctctgtttgcagtaaaagttttacccgAAGAGATAGTCTGACCAGACACgttagttcacacaggagagaaagccttcagctgctctggaTGCGGTAA